CGGCCTGAAGACGCACTGCAAGCTGTCCCTGGTGGTCCGCCAGGAGGGCGACGACACGCTGCGCCGCTACAGCCACGTCGGCACCGGCAACTACCACCCCAAGACCGCCCGCCTGTACGAGGACCTCGGGCTGCTCACCGCCGACCCGCAGGTCGGCGCGGACCTCTCCGACCTGTTCAACCGGCTCTCCGGCTACTCCCGCCGCGAGACCTACCGCCGGCTGCTGGTCGCCCCCAAGTCCCTGCGCGACGGCCTGATCTCCCGCATCAACAAGGAGATACAGCACCACCGGGCGGGCCGCCCCGCCTTCATCCGTATCAAGGTCAACTCGATGGTCGACGAGGCCGTCGTGGACGCGCTGTACGGCGCCTCCCAGGCGGGCGTGCCCGTCGACGTGTGGGTGCGCGGCATCTGCGCCCTGCGCCCCGGCGTGCCGGGCCTGTCGGAGAACATCCGCGTCCGCTCGATCCTCGGCCGCTTCCTGGAGCACTCCAGGGTCTTCGCGTTCGGCGGGGGCGGCGAGCCGGAGGTGTGGATCGGCAGCGCCGACATGATGCACCGCAACCTCGACCGCCGTATCGAGGCGCTGGTCCGGGTCACCGACCCGGGTCACCGGGCGGCCCTGAACCGGCTGCTGGAGACCGGCATGGCCGACACCACGTCCTCCTGGCACCTCGGCCCGGACGGCGACTGGACCCGGCACGCGAGTGACGCGGACGGCCAGCCCCTGCGCAACATCCAGGAGACGCTCATAGACGCCCGGAGGCGCCGGCGTGGCACAGCAACACCTTGACCCGACGGAGAACCCCACCGCCGCCGGGCCGCCGGGCGGGCCCGCCGGGCCGGGCGGCGGCACGGGCGCGGACGCCCTGGCGGCCTATCTGCGGGCCCAGGCCACGGAGTTCCTGAGGGCGCTGCGCCTGCACCGCGAGGCGGGGCCCGCGGCGGGCGCCGGCGAGGAGGCCGCCGAAGCGGCGCGCGCCCTGCGCCGCTCGGCCCGCCGCATCAGCGGCAGCCTGCACACCTTCCGCGGCGCCCTGGACGAGACCTGGGCGGAGGAGCTGCGTCCCGAACTGGCCTGGCTGTCGGGCACCCTGGCCCGCGAACACGCCTGCCAGGCCCGGCTGGACCGGCTGCTGGCCGCGCTGCACCGGCTCTCCGGTCCGGCCGGACCGGCCGGACCGGCCGGCTTCCCCGCTGCCGCGACCGCGGGCGGCGGCCGCGCCGACCTGGCCGCGGCCGGCCGGAGCGCCGCCGTGCCGGGCAGCCGCACCGCCCCGGCGGGCGGAGGCGCCGTGGGGCTCCAGGCGCCGGCTCCCGCGGCGGACCGCGGCAGCCTCACCGTGGGCGCCGCCAAGGCGGGCGCGCTGCTGGACCGCCAGCTCACCCTGGCCCGCACCCGCGCCCACTCCACCGCGCTCCAGGCACTGGGTTCCAGCCGCTTCCACGCCGTCGCCGACAAGGTCGCCGTCCTCGCCAGCGACGTGCCCCTCACCCCCGCCGCGCACACCACGGACCTGCGCGCCCTGGCCGCGGCCGCCGAGGAGCGCCTGGCCGACGCGGTCGCCGCCCTGCCGCTGGTCACCGCGGGCAGCCCCTACAACGCGGAGGCGCTGATCCACGGCCTGTCCCCGGACCCGGCCCCGCACCCGCAGGACGCCCCCTGGCACCAGGTCCGGCTGCTGCTGCGGCTGCACCGCTACGCCCAGGAGGCCCTGCGCGGCGGGCTCCCGGCCGACGGTCCTTACAGCCCGGACGGTACGGACAGTCCGGACGCCCTCGACGCCCCGGACCCGGACACGGGCGCGGACGGTGCCGGTGCCGGTGCGCGGCTGCCGGCCGCCGGCCGGGCCCTGGACCGGCACCGCGACGCCTCGGAGGCCGCCGCGGCGGCGGCCTCGGCGGCCCGCACCCCGCGCATCGCCCCGGCGACGGCGTACGCGCTCGGGGTGCTCCACGCCGACCAGCGGCACGAGGTGGAGGCGGCGCGGTTCGTCTTCCAGCAGTCCTGGCCGGTCCGGGCCGTGGGCACGGGCTGAGGGCGGGGGACCGGGTGGCATCCGCGAAGGACACCGTGGTGGCGGCGGCCGGCTGTGTGCTGTGGCGCCGCTCGCCGGTGGACGGCACGCTCGAACTCTGCGTGATCCACCGGCCGAAGTACGACGACTGGTCCTGGCCCAAGGGCAAGCTGAAGCGCGGCGAGGACCCGCTCGCGGGGGCGCTGCGCGAGGTCCTGGAGGAGACCGGGCACCCCGCCGTGCCCGGCCCGGAGCTGAGCACCGTGGCCTATCTGGCCGACGGGCGCCCCAAGCGGGTGCGCTACTGGGCCGCCGAGGCCGGGCCCGGCCGCTTCGTGCCGGGCCGGGAGGTGGACCGGCTGCGCTGGCTCGCTCCGGCCGCCGCCCGCGACCGGCTCACCCGGGCCCGCGACCGCGAGCTGGTCGGCGAACTGCTGCGCGCGCTGGAGGGGAGCGTCCCGCGGCCGCCCACCACGTGACCCTCAGCCACCCGCCACTCGCCACTCGCCATCCACCGCCCGCCGCCCGAGCCTCAGCCGCCCGCCGCGTGCGCCTCCGCGTCCGCGCGGGCCAGGCTGCGCGCCCTGCGGGCGGGCCCGCGCCAGCCGCAGTCGCACCGGGCCAGACAGAAACGGCCCTGTTCGACGGTGGTCGTGCGGTGTTCCCGCTGCCGTGCTTCCTCCTGCGCCACGGCGTCCACGCTACCCATCCCGGGTGAACGCCCGGTGCCGCCTTGCCGCCGTCCGCCCCCGCGCGTGACGGGGCTCCCTACCCGTCGTTAACCGGACGACAGGGGCCCGGTACGGACGCGGCAGCTGGGGGTAGGCAGGCGATGACCAAGCGGCGGCAGGCGAGCGGGGCGGTGGTGCTCGCGGCGGGGCTGCTGCTCTGCGCGGGCGCCTCGGGATGCTCCGGCAGGGGCATGGCGGCCGAGGACGCGCGGGCCGCCGACGATCCGGTGCACACCCTGCGCCAGGCCCCCGACGCGCTGCTGCGGGCGGGCAGCTCCCAGGCGCGTACGTCGATGGAGATGGCCGCCGGCGGCACCCGGGTGACGATCCGCGGCGAGGGCGCCTACGACTTCCGCACCCAGCACGGGCAGCTGACGGTGATCCTGCCGCAGGACCCGGCCGGGGCCACCGGGCACCCGCCGATCGTCGAACTGCTCGCGCCGGGCGCGCTGTACATGAAGAACCGGGGCGCGGGCGTGCCCGCCGACAAGTGGGTGCGGGTGGCGACGGCCACGCTCTCCGACGGCAATCTGGTCACCGGCGGCGCCACCGACCCGTTCGCCGCCGCCGAGGTGCTGCGCGGGACGCGGACGGCGCGGTACGTGGGCCGGACGCAGGTCGCGGGGGTGGCGGTACGGCACTTCCGGGGCACCGCCGATCTCGCCCTGGCGGCGGACGGCGCCTCGGCGGCCGGCCGGGGCGCGCTGCGGGCGGCGGCGAAAGGGTTCGCCACGGCCGAGGTGCCGTTCGACGCCTATCTCGACGACCAGGGCCGCGTGCGCAAGCTCCGGCAGAGCTACGCATTTGTGAACGCCCGGCGGAAGGGCACGGTGGAGGTGTTCTCCACCACACTGCTGTACGCCTTCGGGACCAAGGTGACCGTGACCCTGCCGCGCGAGAAGGACATCTTCACCGGTCGGGTGGCCGAGGAGTGACCCGGTGCGCCGGGGGCGCACCCGGCGCGGGGCCGGAATCGACCGGTGGACTAGCCCTTCCGTGCCATGCGCGGGGTGTGCGCCGCTCCCTACTCTGGGTCTGCGGTCGCCGCGCCCGGTGACGCAGGGAAGAGGTGATGCGCGTGGCCCCGGTCGGCGGTACGGCGGTGCAGGACCACGTGGCCCTCGCCGAGATCGAGCTGTGCGGCGAGCTGATCATCGCCGCCTCGGCCGCCCGGGAGCGGCTGAGCCTGGAGTACATCGACGAGGTGCTGCGGGTGACGGAGGAGCGCCGCGGTCCCGGCCGGTGATCCGCGCCGGGGCGTGCGCCCCCGCGTGCGGCCGGGCGCCCGCCGGCCGGTGCGCGCGGCGGCCGGGGCTCAGGTGCGCAGCAGCCGGCCGATGGCCTTGGTGGCCTCCTCGACCTTGGCGTCGATCTCCGCGCCGCCCTTGACGGCCGCGTCGGCGACGCAGTGCCGCAGGTGCTCCTCCAGCAGTTGCAGGGCGAAGGACTGGAGGGCCTTGGTGGAGGCGGACACCTGGGTGAGTATGTCGATGCAGTACGTGTCCTCGTCGACCATCCGCTGGAGCCCGCGGATCTGGCCCTCGATCCGGCGCAGCCGTTTGAGATGTTCGTCCTTCTGTTTGTGGTAGCCGTACGTGGCGTGTTCGTGGCCCTCGGCCTCGCACGGCGCGGTGTGCTCCGCTCCGGTGGCCCCCAGGGGCGCCGTGGCACCCGCCTCGGTGGTCGTCATCGCGTCCTCCCGCTCGGAACGGAAAACAAACGGAAACTCAAGGAGCACACCCCGGGCACACCGCGGGCCCACTCCGGGCATACCCCTACCGGGTATATTCTAACGAATTTTTCCGGGTAAAGGGCCCTTCGCCCGCCCCCGTGCCGACCACTGTGCCTGATGGGCGACACTGGGGGACGGCCCCTTAGCCGTGGCCGGATGATGCGCTTAGCATCACCCTGACCGAAACCGAAGCACCCCGAGGACCCCACGTGCGCTTTCGTCTGACCCCCAGGGAGACGAGCTTCTACGACATGTTCGCCGCGTCCGCGGACAACATCGTCACGGGCTCCAAGCTCCTGATGGAACTGCTCGGGGCGGACGCGTCCGCCCGAGCCGAGATCGCAGAGCGTATGCGGGCCGCCGAACACGCCGGTGACGACGCCACGCACGCGATCTTCCACCAGCTGAACTCCTCGTTCATCACGCCCTTCGACCGCGAGGACATCTACTCCCTCGCGTCGTCCCTGGACGACATCATGGACTTCATGGAGGAGGCCGTCGACCTGGTCGTCCTCTACAACGTCGAGGAACTGCCCAAGGGCGTCGAGCAGCAGATCGAGGTCCTGGCGCGGGCCGCGGAGCTGACCGCCGAGGCCATGCCGCACCTGCGGACCATGGACAACCTCACCGAGTACTGGATCGAGGTGAACCGCCTGGAGAACCAGGCGGACCAGATCCACCGCAAGCTGCTCGCCCACCTGTTCAACGGCAAGTACGACGCGATCGAGGTGCTGAAGCTCAAGCAGATCGTGGACGTGCTGGAAGAGGCGGCCGACGCCTTCGAGCACGTGGCGAACACGGTGGAGACCATCGCGGTCAAGGAGTCCTGAGGCGTCCATGGACACCTTCGCTCTGGTTCTGACCATCCTGGTCGCGCTCGGTTTCGCGTACACCAACGGCTTCCACGACTCCGCCAACGCCATCGCCACCTCCGTCTCCACCCGCGCGCTCACCCCGCGCGCCGCGCTGGCGATGGCCGCGGTGATGAACCTCGCCGGTGCCTTCCTCGGCAGCGGCATCGCCAAGACGGTCAGCGAGGGGCTGATCGACACGCCCACCGGCGGCAAGGGGATGGGGATCCTCTTCTCGGCCCTGCTGGGCGCCATCGTCTGGAACCTGACCACCTGGTACTTCGGCCTGCCCTCGTCCTCCTCGCACGCGCTGTTCGGCGGCCTGGTCGGCGCCGCGCTCGCGGGCGGTACGACCGTGTACTGGTCCGGGGTGATGGACAAGGTCGTCACCCCGATGTTCCTGTCCCCGGTGGTCGGTCTGATCGTCGGCTATCTGGTCATGACGGCCATCATGTGGATCTTCCGCCGGACCAACCCGCACAAGGCCAAGCGGGGCTTCCGCATAGCGCAGACGGTGTCGGCGGCCGGCATGGCGC
The sequence above is drawn from the Streptomyces sp. SAT1 genome and encodes:
- a CDS encoding DUF47 domain-containing protein, translated to MRFRLTPRETSFYDMFAASADNIVTGSKLLMELLGADASARAEIAERMRAAEHAGDDATHAIFHQLNSSFITPFDREDIYSLASSLDDIMDFMEEAVDLVVLYNVEELPKGVEQQIEVLARAAELTAEAMPHLRTMDNLTEYWIEVNRLENQADQIHRKLLAHLFNGKYDAIEVLKLKQIVDVLEEAADAFEHVANTVETIAVKES
- a CDS encoding NUDIX hydrolase, whose product is MASAKDTVVAAAGCVLWRRSPVDGTLELCVIHRPKYDDWSWPKGKLKRGEDPLAGALREVLEETGHPAVPGPELSTVAYLADGRPKRVRYWAAEAGPGRFVPGREVDRLRWLAPAAARDRLTRARDRELVGELLRALEGSVPRPPTT
- a CDS encoding metal-sensitive transcriptional regulator; its protein translation is MTTTEAGATAPLGATGAEHTAPCEAEGHEHATYGYHKQKDEHLKRLRRIEGQIRGLQRMVDEDTYCIDILTQVSASTKALQSFALQLLEEHLRHCVADAAVKGGAEIDAKVEEATKAIGRLLRT
- a CDS encoding inorganic phosphate transporter, producing the protein MDTFALVLTILVALGFAYTNGFHDSANAIATSVSTRALTPRAALAMAAVMNLAGAFLGSGIAKTVSEGLIDTPTGGKGMGILFSALLGAIVWNLTTWYFGLPSSSSHALFGGLVGAALAGGTTVYWSGVMDKVVTPMFLSPVVGLIVGYLVMTAIMWIFRRTNPHKAKRGFRIAQTVSAAGMALGHGLQDAQKTMGVVVMALVIGGVETYGDPIPVWVKLVSALMLSLGTYAGGWRIMRTLGRKIIELDPPQGFAAEATGASIMFGTAFLFKAPISTTHVITSAIMGVGATKRVNAVRWGVAKNIVLGWFITMPAAAVVSAVAFWLIDLAFL
- a CDS encoding CHAD domain-containing protein; translated protein: MAQQHLDPTENPTAAGPPGGPAGPGGGTGADALAAYLRAQATEFLRALRLHREAGPAAGAGEEAAEAARALRRSARRISGSLHTFRGALDETWAEELRPELAWLSGTLAREHACQARLDRLLAALHRLSGPAGPAGPAGFPAAATAGGGRADLAAAGRSAAVPGSRTAPAGGGAVGLQAPAPAADRGSLTVGAAKAGALLDRQLTLARTRAHSTALQALGSSRFHAVADKVAVLASDVPLTPAAHTTDLRALAAAAEERLADAVAALPLVTAGSPYNAEALIHGLSPDPAPHPQDAPWHQVRLLLRLHRYAQEALRGGLPADGPYSPDGTDSPDALDAPDPDTGADGAGAGARLPAAGRALDRHRDASEAAAAAASAARTPRIAPATAYALGVLHADQRHEVEAARFVFQQSWPVRAVGTG